One genomic segment of Paenibacillus xylanexedens includes these proteins:
- the prmA gene encoding 50S ribosomal protein L11 methyltransferase gives MLWHELTIHTTEEAVEMISNFLHEAGAGGVSIEESGTLNKKRDTTYGELYDVPLNDIPEGFAVIKGYFSEGTDMVVLQSEVHPRIEELSDFGIDTGEVRYETRTVDEDDWATAWKQYFKPVRVSERLTIKPTWEEYTPESPNEKIIELDPGMAFGTGTHPTTSLCLRTLETVIQGGEEVIDVGTGSGILAIGAIKLGAKHVLALDLDPVAVISARENVELNGLEQQITVKESDLLSVLGSQDPALGVQLPVKVVVANILAEIILLFVDDVYNALESGGTYIVSGIWKNKEQVVHDALVASGFEVSAIHRDEDWLAFVARKG, from the coding sequence ATGTTATGGCATGAACTAACAATACATACCACAGAAGAAGCTGTGGAGATGATTTCGAATTTTTTACATGAAGCGGGTGCTGGAGGGGTTTCGATTGAAGAGTCCGGTACTTTAAATAAAAAACGGGACACGACATATGGTGAGTTATACGACGTTCCTTTGAATGATATTCCGGAAGGCTTTGCAGTCATCAAAGGGTACTTCTCTGAAGGTACGGATATGGTTGTATTACAATCCGAAGTTCATCCGAGAATCGAGGAACTCAGCGATTTCGGAATTGATACAGGTGAGGTTCGTTATGAGACGCGTACAGTGGATGAAGATGACTGGGCAACAGCCTGGAAGCAATATTTCAAGCCAGTACGTGTATCGGAACGTCTGACGATTAAACCAACGTGGGAAGAGTATACGCCAGAAAGTCCGAATGAGAAAATTATTGAGCTTGACCCAGGCATGGCTTTTGGTACAGGAACACATCCAACGACCTCCCTCTGCTTACGTACACTGGAAACGGTTATTCAGGGCGGCGAGGAAGTCATTGACGTAGGTACAGGTTCTGGTATTTTGGCTATTGGAGCGATAAAACTTGGGGCAAAACATGTACTGGCGCTTGACCTTGACCCAGTTGCGGTAATCAGTGCCAGGGAGAATGTGGAACTGAATGGGCTGGAACAACAAATTACGGTTAAAGAGAGTGATCTGTTGTCCGTCCTTGGGAGTCAGGACCCTGCACTTGGTGTACAACTGCCGGTTAAGGTTGTCGTGGCGAACATTCTGGCTGAGATCATTTTGTTGTTCGTAGACGATGTCTATAATGCACTTGAGTCTGGTGGGACCTATATTGTATCAGGCATTTGGAAGAACAAAGAGCAGGTTGTACATGATGCACTGGTAGCCTCCGGGTTTGAAGTGAGTGCGATCCACCGTGATGAGGATTGGCTGGCGTTTGTAGCCAGAAAGGGGTAA
- a CDS encoding RsmE family RNA methyltransferase — translation MQRYFVSAEQFNEHAVIITGDDARHIGKVMRGKPGDKLIVSDGNSREALVKIESIEVGQVTANIVEPLEMDHEARIRVTVAQSLPKGDKMETVIQRCTEIGAVSFVPFLSERTIVQYDAKKEGKRLERWRKIAKEAAEQSHRNRIPTVEQPLSWKGLLSSFEGYSLVCYCYEKENGKQLRDVLKPFVEQLAPDASAEVLIVVGPEGGFSEKETAEADQAGAVSVGLGKRILRAETAGMAALTCVLYESGEMGGM, via the coding sequence ATGCAGCGATATTTTGTATCTGCAGAACAGTTTAATGAACACGCTGTGATCATCACAGGTGATGATGCACGCCATATTGGCAAGGTCATGCGTGGTAAACCTGGAGATAAACTGATTGTCAGTGACGGAAACTCCAGAGAAGCACTCGTGAAAATTGAGAGTATTGAAGTTGGCCAAGTTACAGCCAATATTGTAGAACCTCTCGAGATGGACCATGAAGCAAGGATTCGTGTAACCGTGGCACAGAGTTTGCCCAAGGGTGACAAGATGGAAACAGTCATCCAGAGATGTACTGAGATTGGGGCGGTATCATTTGTACCCTTCCTATCAGAACGTACGATTGTGCAATATGATGCCAAGAAAGAAGGCAAACGGTTGGAGCGGTGGCGGAAAATTGCCAAGGAAGCTGCCGAACAGAGTCACCGGAATCGCATTCCAACTGTTGAGCAGCCGCTTTCCTGGAAAGGGCTGTTATCTTCTTTTGAGGGCTATAGCCTGGTATGTTATTGTTATGAGAAAGAAAACGGTAAACAGCTGAGAGATGTACTGAAGCCGTTTGTAGAGCAGCTTGCACCTGATGCAAGTGCAGAAGTTTTGATCGTGGTTGGACCGGAAGGTGGATTTTCTGAGAAGGAGACGGCAGAGGCTGATCAGGCAGGTGCTGTATCTGTTGGACTGGGCAAACGCATTTTGCGTGCTGAGACAGCTGGAATGGCAGCACTAACTTGCGTGCTATATGAATCCGGAGAAATGGGAGGAATGTAA
- a CDS encoding site-2 protease family protein: MDFWNSFFRYPIDQLPFFLLTILIAFTVHEFSHAYFANKFGDPTAKLLGRVTLNPVVHFDLFGVLLLIIAGFGWARPVPVNRANFDKPRLMGIIVSAAGPLSNLLLAIIGTIIYASLVGSGALGGIDNERLLTAITTFFAIFNLTNFFLFLFNLIPLPPLDGYRILEDVVPPSISRKLQGVEQWSIFIFLLILVIPPLQNVTIQPLYEFAQTMYVDLAKLVIELYR; encoded by the coding sequence ATGGACTTTTGGAATTCGTTCTTTCGTTATCCGATCGATCAGCTTCCGTTTTTCCTGCTGACCATCCTGATCGCATTTACGGTGCATGAATTCTCGCATGCGTATTTTGCCAACAAATTCGGTGATCCGACAGCCAAGCTGTTGGGTCGGGTCACGCTGAATCCGGTTGTACACTTTGACTTGTTTGGTGTGCTGTTGCTCATTATTGCCGGCTTTGGTTGGGCACGTCCAGTTCCGGTTAATCGTGCTAACTTCGACAAACCTAGATTGATGGGCATCATCGTATCCGCAGCAGGGCCTCTGAGCAATCTGTTGCTCGCGATCATCGGTACAATCATCTATGCTTCACTGGTTGGTTCGGGAGCACTCGGCGGTATTGATAATGAGCGGTTGCTGACAGCAATCACAACGTTCTTCGCTATCTTTAACTTAACCAACTTTTTCCTGTTCCTGTTTAACTTAATTCCGTTGCCACCACTGGATGGTTATCGGATTCTGGAAGATGTAGTGCCACCTTCAATCAGCCGCAAGCTACAAGGGGTGGAGCAATGGTCCATTTTTATCTTCCTATTGATTCTTGTTATACCTCCGTTGCAAAATGTGACGATTCAACCTTTGTATGAGTTTGCACAAACGATGTATGTGGATCTGGCCAAGCTGGTTATTGAATTATATCGCTAA